One Maribacter sp. HTCC2170 genomic window, GTACGCATCAATAATTGCTGAAATGAAAAAGGCGATTATTGAAGAACGCTTAAAATACAAAGACGCCGATGCTGGTTTTGATGTAATGCGGCCCATATTAGATAAAGAATTTAAGTAACGTTCAGTTAATTACTTCAAAATACCATTGAATGAAAACATTTATTTCTGAAGATTTTCTTTTACAGAATGATTTTGGCAAAGTATTATTCCATGATCATGCAAAGAACTTACCAATCATAGATTATCACAATCACTTATCGCCTAAAGAAATATGTAAAAATAGAGTCTTCGAGAATATTAGCCAAGTATGGTTGGCAGGTGATCATTATAAATGGAGGGCTATGCGTGCTTTGGGTGTGAATGAAAGGTTTATCACCGGGGCTGCGAGTGATAAAGAAAAGTTTAGTAAATGGTCGAGTACTGTTCCATTTACTATGAGAAACCCTTTGTATCATTGGGCTCATCTTGAGTTACAACGTTATTTTGGTATTTCGGAATTACTTTCTGAACAAAATGCGAATGCGATATATCAAGAAACCTCGGAAAAGTTACAAAACCGTACCCATCATACCGTGGGGTTACTACAACAGCAAAATGTGGAAACACTATGCACAACAGATGACCCTATCGATTCATTGGAGTATCATGAAAGAATAAAAAGCAACAATGGCTCGCTAAATGTCTATCCAGCTTTTAGGCCGGATAAAGCTTATGGGGTTGAAAGCCCCAAAGTCTATTTAAACTATATTGACGCATTATCCGAAACTGTAAACTTTACTATTAAAAACTATGATGACCTTTTAACCGCGCTGGAAAATCGAATTGATTTCTTTCATTCAAAAGGATCAAGAATTGCGGATCATGGTCTTGAACAATTATATCATTTCTCTACTAAGAAACTTGATTGTAACATCTTGTTTAAAAAGTTAAAGGACAATAAACAGCTTACGAAAGAAGAGATTTCCTACTTTAAAGCAGAAACTTTGTTGTTCTTGAGTAAATGTTATCATAAGAAGGGATGGGTGCAGCAGTATCATTTGGGAGCGATTAGGGATAATAACAAACGCTTGTTATCACAGCTAGGAGCCGATACCGGATTTGACTCTATAGGAGATTTTTCGCAAATGAGGGCTTTAAGTAGTTTTTTAAATGAATTGGACAGCAGTGATCAATTATCAAAGACCATTATTTATAATTTAAATCCTTCAGATAACGAGGCTTTTGCAACTATGGCGGGAAATTTCAATGATGGGAGTATTAAAGGAAAGGTACAATATGGTGCAGCTTGGTGGTTTTTAGATCAAAAAGATGGAATGGAGAAGCAATTGAATACGCTGTCAAATATAGGTTTGTTAAGTTGTTTTGTGGGTATGCTAACTGACTCTAGAAGTTTTCTTTCATTTCCTAGGCATGAATATTTTAGAAGGGTTCTTTGTAACCTCATTGGACAAGATGTTGAAAGAGGCGAATTACCTGCTGATGAAAAGTGGCTGGGTAAAATAGTCCAAGATATTTGCTATTATAATGCAAAAGACTATTTCAATTTCCCTCGAGCTTAGTTTTAGCTAAAAAGAGATTTAAGAATACCCATTTCCAGCCCTCTTAACTCTGCAAGTCCACGAAGCCTACCGATGGCTGAGTATCCTGGATTGGTAGTTTTCTTTAAATCATCCAACATTTGATGGCCATGATCCGGTCTCATTGGTATGGCAATATCTTTTCTCCCCACCTTTTGGCGACGTTCTTGTTCTAAAAGAACTCTTTTGATAATTTCATACATATCAACATCTCCTTCTAAATGATTTGCTTCGTGAAAAT contains:
- the uxaC gene encoding glucuronate isomerase produces the protein MKTFISEDFLLQNDFGKVLFHDHAKNLPIIDYHNHLSPKEICKNRVFENISQVWLAGDHYKWRAMRALGVNERFITGAASDKEKFSKWSSTVPFTMRNPLYHWAHLELQRYFGISELLSEQNANAIYQETSEKLQNRTHHTVGLLQQQNVETLCTTDDPIDSLEYHERIKSNNGSLNVYPAFRPDKAYGVESPKVYLNYIDALSETVNFTIKNYDDLLTALENRIDFFHSKGSRIADHGLEQLYHFSTKKLDCNILFKKLKDNKQLTKEEISYFKAETLLFLSKCYHKKGWVQQYHLGAIRDNNKRLLSQLGADTGFDSIGDFSQMRALSSFLNELDSSDQLSKTIIYNLNPSDNEAFATMAGNFNDGSIKGKVQYGAAWWFLDQKDGMEKQLNTLSNIGLLSCFVGMLTDSRSFLSFPRHEYFRRVLCNLIGQDVERGELPADEKWLGKIVQDICYYNAKDYFNFPRA